One region of Microscilla marina ATCC 23134 genomic DNA includes:
- a CDS encoding Pvc16 family protein: MITPILRLLQSALTEHLTSQFMQNSFTTFSVVVDKLVSRDGKSTLDPALNQVVITLLDIQEERTVQRSRTSDSGAPYHLNLMLLLSVHEKEEQRDQQDYLKGMEYLDAVLSFFQQYPTFTPLTHPNLPASVEYLQFELANENLRENSYIWTMTGAKHAPSVLYKVRSVSLGTRQMANRVPQFN; this comes from the coding sequence ATGATTACTCCTATACTACGACTATTACAAAGTGCATTGACCGAGCACCTGACAAGTCAGTTTATGCAAAACTCATTTACCACATTTAGCGTGGTGGTAGACAAACTCGTGAGCCGTGATGGTAAGTCTACCCTCGACCCGGCGCTCAATCAGGTAGTCATTACCCTGCTCGACATCCAGGAAGAACGCACCGTGCAGCGTAGCCGTACCAGCGACTCCGGAGCACCTTATCACCTCAACCTGATGTTGTTGTTATCGGTGCACGAAAAAGAAGAACAACGCGACCAGCAAGACTACCTCAAGGGAATGGAGTACCTCGATGCGGTATTGAGTTTTTTTCAACAATACCCCACTTTTACTCCTTTGACCCATCCCAACTTGCCTGCCAGTGTGGAGTACCTCCAGTTTGAGCTTGCCAACGAAAATCTGCGCGAAAACAGCTACATCTGGACAATGACCGGAGCCAAACACGCGCCTTCGGTGCTCTACAAAGTACGCAGTGTAAGTCTGGGGACCAGGCAAATGGCAAATCGTGTTCCTCAGTTTAATTAA
- a CDS encoding PKD domain-containing protein produces the protein MKTFTLFCVLLWCLAQPSYAQTQLRGRGTSFVITTLAATTTTSTPTYIEEEESASVGEESTFADPVAVIPATLTTACNSGKPVELSPIIISEQSPGSFAVGKGTLVLAFDHPDFVISKLPRVTVTGAPGDFLAPTVKLKSGKLYIDYDFVGTTKVGGIVLSGLEVRSNSKNKGIVAQLKPLSGYAHFTGLTTSAVFATVQGINATTSSALPAPTNIGGFGVVCAGGNGFTYTADPVPDVTGYLWKLPVGFLANNDPHAIQVSADQYYTADNVITLDVATSASVGNKLLQVKSVNDCKISTTARSKTIRVAAPPNPKVSLPATSFPDNDFSPVNITVTNSPAGGIGALRGDGVIGNKLYPGLLFPGTGYKVYYDYAINNCTVTASTSFSVYDADAVVLGLATSYCSNVVTSRAVTIANLSSALGAKLYSPTNRVAPLNLLPLGGNNYRYTFSGQDLYKRYGAGAYRFEVTQAGASVPIKVSFQITTPPAQSITGGTGAQVCGDGSSIYNYSSSIAATTDEFEWSAPAGGATFVGGIHRQATASVVWSGGTPTGTSKILRLAQTRNGCTTITDYAVKVFALPAPGIVGDLTPCAGETVTYTLDQVGNASGGTYSWQVANGQIVGASNQAQITIKWGNANGSLKVTQNLNGCTKSAEVAIIIKALPTLSIEGFNAKRSYCVGDATPVVLTPVFGGTAALPADYLTTGNFEIKRIAGNKPASASFVRLVAQGGALTDRWLPAFPIIGSGEAAIPTDANTNELNLNAGQYLIRYTYTNANGCVNHSAAYAITIQPLPTLSFTGLAAEYCSNDSPVMLSAFKNGVLTPLLPGFIARNTATGEEKALGGNLLNPADFTAGKYELFLALASTGSTGCANTSSRDTTVYFEVIDPPASVQVVAERRWNEDTLRFTAVAGTLVSSWAWNFGNLIATTASVSYPVSPDKQGSIPLLNYSLNATNASGCSEQISQAFKVDFDFAGQYIVGKGESYPTRFTDLSLVVGDSIQAYVWNFGDGATSNTQNPVHQYQRPGTYEVSLTIRTSVAAYTLHRRIDIFPLIKVTETTPYYSSFENTAGGWLTHGTIAKESTTEGSSWQLVNDAWQMPDGYAHHEQSYVASPAFDISELTRPVLSFDYEICTDVGADGLVLLYTLDDGKTWKRLGAVGQGIAWYNTTPILGKPGDRFTTSNGDAQGWSGKFKGWRTARIALDRAISNLPAAAANPNIIRFRFAFGSNPDNPPGSTYQGITFDNFELRNRNRVALLEYFINQGIANAAIKSTQLAQVMSASSNSEIVSIHYHTSFPTIDEFNTENSKDPSARTLHYGLRNVPATVVNGRVKDSLSTAQLKDSLLKETLLPAAFAITIDPMQWQNKQLKISAKITALTAFERPVVFHAVIVDSSRVASSTGETYAQVLRKMLPDAAGIFRGSVWQKGEVQTFGFSYNAGPTTTKSRNLKVLVFVADYQSRGIYQVATANVPAQAKRDVDESTVTGLNKQPKPNATGLLAYPNPVRQEVTLALPKGLTPSPDIRWQVMSVLGQVIKQGHWASRTHQHQIYLTDVPDGVYIVRVYDATSPERNSFEVKVKKIK, from the coding sequence ATGAAAACATTCACCCTATTTTGCGTGCTCCTCTGGTGCCTTGCCCAGCCCTCCTATGCCCAAACCCAACTTCGGGGACGGGGCACCAGCTTTGTCATTACCACGCTGGCTGCCACCACTACTACTAGTACTCCTACTTATATAGAAGAAGAAGAAAGTGCCTCGGTGGGAGAAGAAAGCACATTTGCCGACCCGGTGGCAGTTATTCCTGCTACGCTTACTACTGCCTGCAACAGTGGCAAACCCGTGGAGCTTTCGCCCATTATCATCAGCGAGCAAAGCCCTGGTTCGTTTGCTGTGGGTAAAGGTACTTTGGTGCTTGCATTTGATCATCCCGATTTTGTGATCAGTAAGTTGCCCAGAGTGACAGTAACGGGAGCCCCTGGCGATTTCCTTGCTCCTACTGTAAAGTTAAAATCAGGCAAACTCTACATAGACTATGATTTTGTGGGTACTACCAAGGTAGGGGGCATTGTGCTGAGTGGGCTGGAGGTGAGGTCAAACAGTAAAAATAAAGGCATAGTAGCTCAACTAAAACCCCTGAGTGGTTACGCCCACTTTACGGGATTGACTACTAGCGCCGTTTTTGCCACTGTACAAGGCATCAATGCCACCACAAGCAGTGCGCTTCCTGCCCCAACTAATATTGGGGGCTTTGGTGTAGTGTGTGCCGGGGGCAATGGCTTTACTTATACTGCCGATCCGGTGCCCGATGTCACGGGCTATTTGTGGAAGCTGCCCGTGGGCTTTCTTGCCAACAATGATCCGCACGCAATTCAGGTATCGGCAGATCAGTATTACACTGCCGACAATGTCATCACTCTGGACGTGGCAACTTCGGCAAGCGTGGGAAACAAACTGCTACAGGTCAAAAGCGTGAATGATTGCAAAATAAGTACTACGGCACGCAGCAAAACCATTCGGGTAGCAGCTCCACCCAACCCCAAGGTAAGCTTACCCGCCACGAGCTTTCCCGACAACGATTTTTCTCCGGTAAATATCACCGTGACCAACAGCCCCGCTGGAGGCATAGGCGCGCTCCGGGGCGATGGAGTAATCGGTAACAAACTCTATCCAGGACTACTTTTTCCGGGCACGGGCTACAAGGTGTATTACGACTATGCCATCAACAATTGTACGGTGACGGCGAGTACCTCTTTCAGCGTATACGATGCCGATGCAGTGGTATTGGGGCTTGCCACGAGTTATTGCAGTAATGTAGTTACCAGCAGGGCTGTGACCATTGCCAATCTAAGTTCAGCGTTGGGGGCAAAACTTTACAGTCCTACAAACAGGGTAGCCCCTTTAAATTTACTGCCCTTGGGCGGCAACAACTACCGCTACACTTTTAGCGGCCAAGATTTGTATAAACGCTACGGGGCAGGGGCATACCGTTTTGAGGTGACCCAGGCCGGGGCAAGCGTACCTATCAAGGTGTCTTTTCAAATTACTACCCCTCCCGCCCAAAGCATTACCGGAGGCACAGGCGCCCAGGTATGCGGCGATGGCAGCTCTATTTATAATTATAGTTCCAGCATTGCTGCCACCACCGACGAATTTGAATGGTCGGCACCCGCAGGGGGCGCTACTTTTGTAGGAGGCATCCACCGCCAGGCGACAGCATCGGTAGTTTGGTCAGGAGGTACCCCTACGGGAACCAGCAAAATCTTGCGCCTTGCCCAAACCCGCAATGGTTGTACTACCATTACCGACTATGCGGTGAAAGTTTTTGCCCTGCCTGCCCCCGGCATTGTAGGGGATTTGACCCCCTGCGCGGGTGAAACGGTGACTTATACTTTAGATCAGGTTGGCAACGCAAGCGGCGGCACCTACAGTTGGCAGGTAGCAAACGGGCAAATTGTAGGAGCAAGCAATCAAGCTCAGATAACGATCAAGTGGGGCAACGCCAACGGCAGTCTTAAAGTGACCCAAAACCTCAATGGTTGCACTAAAAGCGCTGAGGTAGCCATTATCATCAAGGCATTACCCACGCTCAGCATTGAAGGGTTCAATGCCAAGCGCAGTTATTGCGTAGGAGATGCCACTCCTGTGGTACTTACCCCCGTATTTGGTGGTACTGCGGCGCTACCTGCTGATTACCTCACCACAGGCAATTTTGAAATCAAGCGCATAGCAGGTAACAAACCAGCGTCAGCTTCCTTTGTTCGCTTGGTGGCGCAAGGTGGAGCCCTTACTGATCGCTGGTTGCCTGCTTTTCCTATAATAGGCTCAGGTGAAGCTGCCATTCCAACGGATGCCAACACGAACGAGCTCAACCTCAACGCCGGGCAGTACCTTATTCGCTATACTTATACCAATGCCAACGGTTGCGTAAATCACTCGGCTGCCTATGCTATTACCATCCAACCCTTGCCTACCCTTAGTTTCACCGGGCTTGCTGCTGAGTATTGCAGTAACGACTCACCTGTAATGCTGTCAGCATTCAAAAACGGGGTACTCACCCCGCTTTTGCCCGGTTTTATTGCAAGAAATACAGCCACGGGTGAAGAAAAAGCCTTGGGGGGCAACCTACTCAACCCTGCCGACTTCACGGCGGGCAAATATGAGTTGTTTTTAGCACTTGCCAGCACAGGCAGCACGGGCTGCGCCAACACCTCCAGCCGCGATACAACGGTGTATTTTGAAGTAATTGACCCACCCGCGAGCGTGCAGGTAGTAGCCGAAAGGCGTTGGAACGAGGATACCCTCCGTTTTACTGCGGTTGCTGGCACTCTTGTGTCAAGTTGGGCGTGGAATTTTGGTAATTTGATCGCCACCACCGCGAGCGTGTCTTATCCGGTAAGCCCGGACAAGCAAGGAAGCATTCCATTACTGAATTATAGCCTAAACGCCACCAATGCCTCCGGTTGTAGCGAACAAATCAGCCAGGCGTTCAAAGTAGATTTTGATTTTGCGGGGCAGTATATTGTCGGTAAAGGGGAGTCGTATCCCACCCGGTTTACTGATCTTTCGCTGGTAGTAGGCGATTCTATCCAGGCTTATGTCTGGAACTTTGGTGATGGGGCGACTTCCAACACACAAAACCCCGTGCACCAGTACCAACGCCCAGGCACTTATGAGGTAAGCCTTACTATTCGCACCTCAGTGGCGGCTTATACGCTGCATCGCCGCATTGATATTTTTCCATTAATAAAAGTCACTGAAACGACTCCTTACTATAGTAGTTTCGAAAACACCGCAGGTGGCTGGCTTACCCACGGCACTATAGCCAAAGAGAGCACTACCGAAGGCAGCAGCTGGCAACTTGTAAATGATGCCTGGCAAATGCCAGACGGTTATGCCCACCACGAGCAGTCTTATGTAGCAAGCCCTGCCTTTGACATTAGTGAACTGACCCGCCCCGTACTTTCGTTCGATTACGAGATTTGTACTGATGTAGGTGCCGATGGGTTGGTGTTGCTTTATACGCTTGACGATGGCAAGACCTGGAAGCGTTTGGGAGCAGTAGGTCAAGGGATTGCCTGGTACAATACTACCCCCATTTTGGGCAAACCAGGTGATCGTTTTACGACTAGCAACGGCGATGCTCAGGGCTGGTCAGGCAAGTTCAAAGGTTGGCGCACGGCACGCATTGCCTTGGATAGAGCCATTTCTAATTTACCTGCTGCTGCTGCCAATCCCAACATCATCCGGTTCAGGTTTGCTTTTGGCTCCAATCCTGATAACCCACCGGGCAGCACGTACCAAGGGATTACTTTTGACAACTTCGAGCTGCGTAATCGCAACCGGGTGGCACTCCTGGAATATTTTATCAATCAAGGCATAGCAAATGCGGCGATTAAAAGCACTCAATTAGCTCAGGTAATGAGTGCCAGCAGCAACAGCGAAATCGTGAGCATTCATTACCATACCAGCTTCCCCACGATAGATGAATTCAACACCGAAAACTCTAAAGACCCCAGCGCCCGGACTTTGCATTATGGTTTGCGCAACGTACCCGCTACGGTGGTAAATGGCAGGGTGAAAGATTCCTTGTCTACAGCACAACTCAAAGACAGCCTACTCAAAGAGACCCTATTGCCTGCGGCTTTTGCTATTACAATTGATCCTATGCAATGGCAAAACAAACAGCTCAAAATTTCAGCAAAGATTACTGCCTTGACTGCCTTTGAACGCCCAGTGGTTTTTCACGCGGTCATTGTAGATAGTAGTCGGGTAGCCAGTAGCACAGGCGAAACCTACGCCCAGGTTCTGCGCAAGATGTTGCCCGATGCCGCAGGGATTTTTAGAGGGAGCGTGTGGCAAAAAGGCGAAGTTCAAACCTTTGGATTTAGCTACAACGCGGGACCAACTACCACAAAATCCAGAAACTTAAAGGTATTGGTATTTGTAGCAGACTATCAAAGTAGGGGCATCTATCAGGTAGCTACCGCAAACGTGCCTGCCCAGGCTAAGCGCGATGTTGATGAAAGTACGGTCACCGGGTTAAATAAGCAGCCAAAACCAAATGCTACTGGGCTTCTTGCCTACCCCAATCCGGTGAGGCAAGAAGTGACCCTGGCATTGCCCAAGGGTCTGACCCCTTCGCCCGATATTCGTTGGCAGGTGATGAGTGTTTTGGGGCAGGTAATAAAACAGGGACATTGGGCAAGTCGCACCCACCAGCACCAAATTTATTTGACTGACGTGCCCGATGGGGTGTATATAGTGCGGGTGTACGATGCGACAAGCCCTGAACGGAACAGTTTTGAGGTGAAGGTGAAGAAAATTAAATAG
- a CDS encoding histidine kinase — translation MIDTIQQSLISEGLQEARQLVQTMKQKAYKLANTDLLKRISELEDTLRSIDDVNNISTEALHIEKCSLKALIDTAYQMYHLYFSRQDICFSSYVANLHVRVDKMSFFRMFFSLVHYMGKHADPDEDRFISIEAAAYNAQTIAMYIEDNGLYPTSSADIFDHSFKRRITGAISGVGLAAIQQWAHSVGGKVCPVDKVGTGLKLCFLLPGML, via the coding sequence ATGATAGATACAATCCAACAATCATTAATATCAGAAGGCTTGCAGGAAGCCAGGCAATTGGTGCAGACGATGAAGCAAAAAGCTTACAAGTTGGCAAATACCGATTTGCTCAAAAGAATCAGTGAACTCGAAGACACCCTTCGCAGCATTGATGATGTCAATAATATCTCTACTGAAGCCCTGCACATAGAAAAGTGCAGCCTGAAGGCGCTTATTGATACAGCTTACCAAATGTACCACCTCTACTTTAGTCGCCAGGACATTTGTTTTTCGAGCTACGTGGCAAACTTGCACGTGAGGGTAGACAAGATGAGTTTTTTTAGAATGTTCTTCAGTTTGGTACACTACATGGGCAAACACGCTGACCCCGATGAAGATCGCTTTATTAGCATTGAAGCGGCTGCCTACAATGCCCAAACTATTGCGATGTATATAGAAGACAATGGCCTGTATCCGACCAGCAGTGCAGATATTTTCGACCATTCGTTCAAACGCCGGATTACGGGAGCAATTTCGGGAGTAGGGCTTGCTGCCATCCAGCAGTGGGCTCACTCGGTAGGGGGCAAGGTGTGCCCCGTCGACAAAGTGGGTACAGGCTTGAAACTGTGTTTTTTGTTGCCAGGTATGTTGTGA
- a CDS encoding site-specific integrase → MSNVKTILYKQKTLKDGTHPVMLYIYEDKPYRLSLGYSAFPNEFDTTKGRFRKSHPNAKAKNLNIRKHELHASEIIEEFIRQGERFDYQKFKKLFKGEKDDTRTFYQFFEEMIAEKKSLGKAGTLKAYKDAYNTIKKYHPKDFSFDKLNYNLLKGFETELFARGNTAGGISVRMRSIRAIYYEAVRRGYAKKETNPYSTTTNKDGYAISKLKSKKNPKSLTEEELQKFKDFDVDGFPDLANSWRYFMFSFKLFGINFIDICNLQSSNLTNGRLQYVRQKTGKQFSLLVTDEVLEIIEHFRTHKKYIFPILDEEVHIDPIQKKNRSEKILGQVNKDLKAIAKIQGIETHITFYTARHTSATTMKRTGIATDVISEALGHADLNTTQHYLSKFDNEVLDGVIVGL, encoded by the coding sequence ATGTCAAACGTCAAGACAATTCTCTACAAACAAAAGACTTTAAAGGATGGTACTCATCCTGTGATGCTCTACATTTACGAAGATAAACCTTACCGTTTATCTCTTGGCTATAGTGCTTTTCCTAACGAGTTTGATACTACTAAAGGTAGATTTCGCAAAAGTCACCCCAACGCAAAAGCTAAGAATTTAAACATTCGCAAACACGAGCTACATGCAAGCGAAATCATTGAGGAGTTTATAAGGCAAGGCGAACGATTTGACTACCAAAAGTTCAAAAAATTGTTCAAAGGAGAGAAAGATGACACAAGAACTTTCTATCAGTTCTTTGAAGAAATGATTGCTGAAAAAAAGTCACTTGGTAAAGCTGGCACGCTCAAGGCTTACAAAGATGCCTACAACACTATTAAAAAATATCATCCTAAAGATTTTAGCTTTGATAAGCTCAATTACAATCTCTTAAAGGGCTTCGAGACTGAACTATTTGCTCGTGGAAATACCGCAGGTGGTATCAGTGTAAGAATGAGGTCTATCAGAGCTATTTATTACGAAGCTGTAAGACGTGGTTATGCAAAAAAAGAGACCAACCCATATAGCACTACAACCAATAAAGATGGCTATGCGATATCAAAGCTTAAGTCTAAGAAAAACCCTAAAAGCTTGACAGAAGAAGAGCTGCAAAAATTCAAAGACTTTGATGTAGATGGGTTTCCTGATTTAGCTAACTCTTGGAGATACTTCATGTTTTCGTTTAAACTGTTTGGCATCAACTTCATTGATATCTGCAATTTGCAAAGCTCCAACCTCACCAATGGACGTTTACAATATGTAAGGCAAAAAACAGGGAAACAGTTTAGCCTACTGGTTACTGATGAAGTACTAGAAATCATTGAGCATTTCAGAACGCATAAAAAATACATATTTCCTATACTTGATGAAGAAGTACACATTGACCCCATTCAGAAAAAAAACAGAAGTGAAAAGATACTTGGACAAGTAAATAAAGATTTAAAGGCAATCGCCAAAATCCAAGGTATTGAAACCCATATTACTTTTTATACTGCCAGACATACCTCGGCTACTACCATGAAAAGAACAGGGATTGCCACCGATGTAATATCAGAAGCTTTAGGGCATGCTGACCTTAATACTACCCAGCATTATTTGAGTAAGTTTGATAATGAGGTTTTGGACGGAGTGATTGTGGGGTTATAG
- a CDS encoding M48 family metallopeptidase: MLNDDVNYTIKRSKRKTLSIYIERDGTVSILAPQHLSEEKLASVVQAKEYQIYKYLAEWKAANAARIEREYVNGQSFLYLGRNYRLSIEAEQAVPLQLKNGYFVLNKNDAPKAKAHFIAFYKQKLLPRINDRIEHFADGMGVRPNKVRVMELQNRWASCTAQGNLNFHWKCGMAPLEVLDYIVVHEMAHLIYLNHSQAFWHEVDKALPQYRDHIAWLEAHGAGMDL; the protein is encoded by the coding sequence ATGCTAAACGACGACGTAAACTATACGATTAAACGCAGCAAACGCAAAACTTTGAGTATTTATATAGAGCGCGATGGCACGGTGTCGATATTGGCACCCCAACACTTGAGCGAAGAAAAACTTGCCAGTGTGGTGCAAGCTAAGGAGTATCAAATATATAAATACCTTGCCGAGTGGAAGGCTGCCAATGCGGCCCGTATAGAGCGTGAGTATGTCAATGGGCAATCGTTTTTGTACTTGGGGCGCAACTACCGCTTGTCGATAGAGGCTGAACAAGCGGTGCCCCTACAACTCAAAAATGGGTATTTTGTGCTCAACAAAAACGACGCACCCAAAGCCAAAGCCCATTTTATTGCTTTTTATAAACAAAAGCTTTTGCCTAGAATAAACGACCGTATTGAGCACTTTGCCGATGGCATGGGGGTACGCCCCAACAAAGTGCGGGTGATGGAACTGCAAAATCGTTGGGCGTCGTGCACGGCGCAAGGCAACCTCAATTTTCATTGGAAATGCGGCATGGCACCATTAGAGGTGCTCGACTATATTGTAGTACACGAAATGGCTCACTTGATTTACCTCAACCACTCCCAGGCTTTTTGGCATGAGGTAGACAAGGCACTGCCCCAATACCGCGACCACATTGCTTGGCTTGAGGCACATGGGGCGGGGATGGATTTGTGA